GATTCGACCATCCCGTTGATCGCGATGACGCCGAGCCGGCGGATGGCTTCGGGATGATTCGACATCTCCTGGGTACGCAACAGGATCCGGCCCTTGTACGACTCGATCCGGTCGTTGAAGTCGGCTGCCCGCTCGGCCGAGAGCGAGAACGCCGTCGCCGACACGGAGGTGAGTTTTCCGCTGTCAATGAGGTCGAGCATTCCGTCCTGGATGACTTCGGTATAGGCAGTCAGTCCCTCGAACTCGCTGTCGGCGAGATTGCCCATCACCGCGTTGGCGACATTTCCGACACCCGACTGCAGCGGCAGCAGCTCCGGCGGCAGTCGTTCGGCAGCGATTTCGTGCCGAAGGAAATCAACGAGGTGGCTCGCAATCGCCTTCGAGTCCTCGTCGGCGGGTTTGAACGGCAGGTTCCGATCCGGGGCGTTCGTCTCCACCACAGCGACGACCTTCGACGGGTCGACGCGCAGATAGGGATCACCGATGCGCTGCATCGGCTCGAGCAGCTGGATCGGCAACCGCTCGGGCGGGCGCCGGGTTCCGTAGTAGACATCGTGGAAGCCTTCGTACCCACGGGGGTGCCAGTCGTTGACTTCGAGGATGACCTTATCGGCCAGGTCGAGCCATGTCTTCGAATTCCCGACGGAGCTGCCGGGCACCAACAGACCGTTGGGCAGGATTGCTGCGACCTCGACGACAGCGACGTCGAGGTTGCCGTAGAAGCCGAACCAGGCCTGCTGAGCCGAGTGGCTGAGGTGAGTGTCGACATACGCAGTGTCACCCGAGTTGATCGAGGCCCGCATCGCCGGATCGGATTGGAACGGCAGACGTTTGCTCACCGCGTTCGCTTCGGCGAGAACTCCGTCGAGTTCCGGTGCGGTCGAGGCTCCCGTCCACAGTTCGACGCGGAAGTCTTCGCCCCGATCGTGTGCCACCTGAGCACGTGCCGCCACGGCACCCGGCACCGCCTTCGGGTACCCCGAGCCGGTGAATCCGCTCATCGCCACCCGTTGGCCATTGTCGATATGGCGGGCCGCTTCCTCCGCGGTGACGGTCTTCTTGCTCAGTTCGGGACATGTGATTCGCGACATGATTCGAAGTCTATCGGGCGCCAATGTGCCCGGCCGAGGCGGTCCCGCCATCGTTGTCCCAGCCGCGGTGTCCGATGTCGAACCGGTCTGCTCTCACAACGCCGAAAGCCGACTCCGGCTCGGTGTGCAGCGCCGCAGTCTCAGCTTTCGACTGCCGAATCACTGTCTGAGACAGACTGGGCACTGGAATCATGACGATCGTCGCCAACAGCAGAGCCAAGGTGAAGATCATCGTGCCGATGACCAGCGGCATACTCAGCGCCCACGCCCCGACGACCACCGCCGGAGCACCGGCCCCGGGGTAGAAGGCGAGGTAGAGCGCTGCGGATATGCCAGCACGATTCTTCGCAGGAGTGAGCACGTCGATCTCCCGGTTGGCTTCCCAGTAACTCAGACCGTGCCCGATGCCCGTGTCCACCGCCGCGGTTCCCATGAAGATCTTCACCGCAGCCGGACCGATCTCCGGCAGATTCGATGACAGCAGAAGTGCCGCTCCGAGGCCCATGAGCGTCAGTCCCAGGATCTGCGCTGCCCGAGGCTGGAACTTCGGCGCTATCAACTGGCTTGCGGCCGAGACGACCAGAACTGTGCCGACGATGAGGCCGGAAGCCAATGGGCCCGAGTTCGGAATGATCGGCTGCGCCATCGATGGCAGCAGAGCGAGGTACAAGCCGAGCGCCGTCCAGCCGATGAAGCCGGTCAGAGTGGCTATATTGAAGCTTGTGCGCATGGAGCCCGGCATCCCCGCCGGCGGTGACGATCGGTTCAGTCACCACTTCCTCATCGACGATCCTCTCGACCTCATGGTTCCTCTCGACCATCAGTTGGCAAGCCGCACATCGGTCACGATCGCCGACACCGTCGATGAGACGTGGATTCTGGGCAGGCCCGGCACCGGTTACCACCAGCTCGTCAGGGCCAGCTGTGCGGCGGCCGGTTTCGCACCCCGCATCGGGCATTTCGCCGATGACTGGAGCACCGGAACCGCGCTCGTCAACGGCGGTTTCGGAGTGTGTTTGGCCTCGAGGCTGTCGCGGTCGCAGGATCTCCACCCGGCGCGCCGAATCCCGATCAGCGGCGACAATTTCCCGTCACGACACATCACGGCCGTCACTCGGACCGGAGCGGACGCCCGAGAGACAGTGGCGTTCGCTCTCGAGACGCTCTCAATCGAGACGAAGCATCTGATGAGCCGCCTCGAGGCCGATCTCAGGGACTGAACGCAGAGTTCAGAGCACTTATCGGGCGACTCGGAAGCCGATGTTCGAAGCCGAGGAATCCGGTGTGTTCGAGGAGCGGGCGGCCACCCGATAGCGGTTGCAGTAGGAGTCGTGGCACAGGAACGATCCACCGCGCATGACCCGCTTGTCTCCGGTGTCGGGGCCGCTCGGATCTGACTGCGGGGAATGCTGGTAGTAGTCGCGGGCGAACCAATCGGCGCACCATTCCCATACATTGCCGACGGTGTTGAACAGGCCCAGACCGTTTGGGGCGAAGTGCCGGGCCGGGGCGGTGCCGAGAAAGCCGTCGTCGAAGGTGTTCGTGCGCGGGAACTCGCCCTGCCAGATATTGCAGTTCCATTCCCCGTCGATGAGCAGCCGATTGCCCCATGGATAGCGACGACCTTTGAGGCCCCCACGGGCGGCGAGCTCCCACTCGGCCTCGCTCGGCAGCCGGGTGCCGGACCAGGCACAGTACGCCTGGGCGTCGTCCCAGCTGATATGGACGACGGGATGGTCGCTCCGGTCCTCGATGGTGGAGCCGGATCCTTCGGGTGCTGCCCAGTTCGCCCCGGAGACTTCGACCCACCAGGGCACGCCCGGAGCTTGGCCGAGAACGTGAGAGCGCGCTCCGGGATTGTCCTCCAAGAGCATTGCGAACACAGCCGAGGTGCCCAGACGTTCTGCCGTCGTGACGAATCCGGTGTCGGCGACGAATCGGGCGAAATCGTCGTTCGTCACGCTTGTCGTCGCGATCTCGAATTCCGTGAGGTCGACACGATGACGTGGCCCCTCACCATCGGCCGGATGCCCGTCGCCGAAAGGATCACCCATATCGAAGGGACCGCTTGCTGTGACGAAGTCGAAACTGAGCTCAGGGCTCGACTCGGAATTTGCGACAGGGACAGCGGCAACGGTCGTCGGATGGTTGTCGCCCGCCTCGGCGCGGATGGTCGCCGGGGCGCAGCACGAATGGTCGTTCTGCGCCTCGGCGGCGCTGCGGTCTGCGCACTTCGTCACGTGTGGGTGCCCCTTTCGTCCCGGGTCCGCCTCTGTGCGGTGCGGACTCTGGGAACACCCTATGACGTCGGCCGATGCCGGGGACAGTCCGGCCCGGAGCCGTGACCACGGCTCTCCCGGTAATTCCGGCCATTTTCCCACCGATAGCCTCCCAGCACGGCCGATCTGTGCCGACATCGTCTAAGGTGAAAGTTCAGAGTCTGTCACGTCGATCACACCGTCAGGCACGCTTGCCGGCATTTGAGGAGGAGAGCTTGTTGTGACCCAGTCACGGACCGACGCCGCCAGCACAGTCAGCGGCACCGACACCGGCGTTCCCGGAATCGGGACCGGCCCGCTGACCGGCGCCGTACGCAGCGGAACCGTGGCAGCGTCTCTTCTGGCCGCCTCGGCGATCGCCTCTGTGATCCTCAACCCTGCCGTCGTGACGGTGCTCGCCGCAGCCGCGGTCACGGCAATCGGCGTCGGTCCACGCCTGCGTCGGGGTCGCCCGTGGACGCCGGCCGATACGGTGACGGCTTGCCGACTGGCGCTGATCGTCGTCTGCACCTGCCAGATCATCCACTCGCCTCCCGGTCTGAATTGGTCTGCCGTGATCATCGGTGCGCTCGCGCTGGCTCTCGACGGGGTCGACGGATTCGTCGCCCGCCGCACCCAGATCACCGAGGCGGGAGCCGGATTCGACGAGACGGTCGATGCCCTGTTCGTCCTCATCCTCGCGCTCGCCCTCGTCCCGCTGTGGGGGTGGTGGACGGCATTGCCGGGCCTGTACTACTACGTCTTCCGCTGCATCACGGCGTTCCGGCTCCGGTGGCAGCAGCGGCTGCCGTTTTCGCAGATGCGCAAGGTAGTGGCCGCGGCGCAGGGTATCCTCCTCATCACGGCCGGCTCTCCCCTCGCCCAAGCCCACGAATGGGTCGGCTTCGGAGCCGCCGGACTGGCATTAGCCTCTCTCACCTGGTCATTCGGCCGCGATATCATCTGGCTCGAGCGACATGCGCGGTGACCACATTCCGCCCTCCTATACTGCGGGCATGACGTCGACGCACACCAGCACCGGCCAGGAACGCCTCGTGGCGGGCCCGGTGAGTTCGCTGCCCACGGACCATGGGATATTCGCCATCAGGTCGTTCACCGTCGACGCAGTCACCCATGCGGTCCTGACGATGGGCGACCCAGCCGATTGCGCCCGGCCGCTGGTGCGGGTGCACAGCGAATGCCTCACCGGTGATGCCCTGGGTTCGCATCGGTGCGACTGCGGAGACCAACTCGGTGCCGCGTTGGCCGCGATCGCCGCCGAAGGGCACGGAATGCTCGTCTACATGGCCGAACATGAAGGTCGCGGAATCGGGCTCGCCGCGAAGCTGCAGGCGTATGCGCTCCAGGACGAAGGCCTGGACACTGTCAGTGCCAATCGGGCCCTCGGTCTGCCCGACGATGCCCGTGACTACACTGCGGCGGCCGCGATTCTGCGTGAGCTCGGCTGCCCGCGCATCCGGCTGCTGACCTCGAACCCAAACAAGCAGGAAGCGCTCGAGGAGCTGGGCATCGACGTCGTGTCCCGCGTTCGACTGCCGGTGGCCGATCGACCGGAGAACAGCGCCTATCTCACCAGCAAAAGGTTGCGGATGAACCACGATGTCCCACCCGAAACGGATACAGAGGAATCGAGTACGCAGCTGCGGGGTGTCGACCCGGACGTCTACGCAGCTCTGGCCGCGAACGAGGAGGTCGTCGCCCAACTCGCACAGAGTCAGGACGGGTTCATTGCGACTCGCACCGGCGATGCCTGCTTCGTCTCCGGAATCACGGATCGGACCCATCTGCACCAGATCCGAGCGCATGTGGGTGCCGTCCTCGTCGGCGCCCAGACCGTCATCGCCGATGATCCGCAGCTGACCGTGCGAGCGGTGCCCGGCACCGACCCGGTTCGCGTCGTCCTCGATCCGCACGCCCGAGTTCCGGTCACCTCGACGGTGCTGAGCACCGGTCCGACACCGACCGTGTGGCTGATCGGCTCCGAGGCGGTTCCCAGTTCGAATGTCGGTGACCACGTCCGTGTGGTCAGTCTTCCCGCAGCGGCGACCCCGCAGGAGATCATCGCCGTCATCCGTGGCCAGGTGGCCGGGTCCATCCTCGTTGAGGGCGGAGGGCGCACGGTCTCAGCATTTCTCGCCGCGGGTGCTCTCGACCGTCTGTTCCTCACCACCGCTCCGGTGTTCATCGGCGATGGTGTGCCGGGCATCCGCTTCCAGGGGTCCGAGGTGATGGCGCAAGCTCTGCGGACGCCGTTCCGTCGGTTCGAACTCGGTGAGGATATGTGCACCGAATATCTGCTCAGTCCGGCTGCGGCTGCTCATTCGCAGACGAATCCGAGCGTGCAGGATTCTGTTTCCGTCGAGTCCCCGCAGCCCACACAGTGACGGTTCCCGGCAGGGTGGAGATCGTAGCGAGCAGACCGTAGCCGGTCGAGGCCGTCACCGCGGTTTCCATCGACACTGAGATTCCGGCTGCGATGAGGCTGACGCTGAGTTCACGCACACCCCATCCTCCGACGCCGATCGGGATGCTCATCGCGGCGAGTCCGACGACAGCGAGCACCGGCACGACGGGTCCTCCGAGCGCGGCCATGGCGATGAGGAAGAGCACGAAGAGGGCTGCCATGCCCAGGGCAGAGGACGCCCAGACGGTGAGGCTTTGCCGCCAGTCCATTCCGCGCATTCCCCACACGGAGATGACCAGAGTGGCCACGGAAACGGCCGCGGCCGTGGTTGCCAGACGACCGGAGACGTCGATGAGGCAGAGGGTGGCGGTGGCGAAGAGCAGCGTCGTCGTGCTCAATCGTTCGGCGCCGACGGCGGCCAGCGGTGACAGCCACTTCTTCGCCCCGGTGTGGCGGTAGACGGCGACTCGGGCGGCATCACCGCCGAGTCCGCCGGGCAGGACCATATTCAGCAGTGACGAGGAATAGCAGTCGGCGAGCGCCCGTGACCAGGTGATGGCAGTGCCTCTATGCTCAAGCAGCATTGTCCAGCGCAGCGCCTGGGCGCCGGTCATGATGAATCCGCAGGCCAGAGCGGCTAGGACTGTCCAGACGTTGAGGACCTGCCATCCTTCGGCGAGTGCCTGGACACCGACGACTCTCACCGTCAGCGCCAGCAGCGCGACAGTGATGGCGAGCATGAGGGCCCTCTTAGCCCAGGTCACGTCGCTTTGGTCCCGGTCGGTGGGGTGATTGCACGAACCGTTGGTGTCTCTCCTCCGCATGCACGGCCGACGGCGTCAATGAGCACGTCGAGGTGGTTGACCCTGACGCTGAGTCCCGAGCCCAGCTGCTCCTGCCGTTGTGTCCACCAGTCTTGTGCGACTGCAGAGAGCGCAGGGTGCTCATCCACGGCCGCGTCGAGTCGTTCGGAGAGGAATCTGTTGAGGAAGGTCCGGTCGGCTGGAGCCGCGAGACGCCAGGGGCTGGGGCCTTCGACTGCGGTGAGTCCGTGTCTGCGGGCAAGGTCCATGAGGCGTTCGGGTGCATGGTGACCGAGCCTGCCATCGCGGTGCTGGTGGGCGGTGAAGGCTGCATCGATGACTGCATCGCTGGGATGGTCCGGGTCAAGCTCCCACCCGTCGACGATGCTGAGCAGAAACAGCCCGATGCCGTCGTGGTCGTCTAGGGAGCGAACGACGGCGGTGAGGTCGGCTTCAGTGAGGACGTCGAGGAGGGCGCTGCAGGTGAGCAGCAGCTTCGATTCCCGGAACTCCGAAGCAGCAAGCAGTTCGGTGCTGAGAGTCGGGAGCGCGCTGATCGGGGCGCAGATCGTGCGTGCGTGCGGAAGCGCTGTTGCCGCCAGGTCGAGGGACGCCTGGTCGGAGTCGAGGAGGATCCAGTTGAGTTCCCAGTCGGGCAGGCGAGCGCGCAGTGCGGCGTCGAACCACAGCGCCGAATTCCCGGTGCCGGCTCCGATATCGATGGCGAGCAGTGTCTTCGGGTTAGGCTCTGTTCCATTACTCAGTCGAGCGACTGCGTCGTCGAGCAGATGCAGCGACTCCTGACGTGCCGCGTCGTCGACGGGGCGGCGCAGGTCCAGCCAGTCGGGTTCGGCCGCGGTCACGAATTGCTCCTCTGCTTTATGTCCGCCGCGGCGGTCGATTCCTGCTGTTCTGCCGAGGCAGGTGGTGCGGCCGGACGCGTGTGCTCGGCGACAACGCGCAGAACCTCGGCGGCGGTGTCGGTCCATGAACGTACGGCGTGGGAACGATTCCGGCGGGCCGATTCGGCGAGTTCGTCGCGGAGCTCGTCGTCGGACAGCCAGCGGCGCAGTGCCTGTGTCCACGCGCCGACGGTGCGGGGCAGGCCGAGTCCGGCTTTCAGGGGTTCTTCGGCTCCGGTCCCGGCGGTGACGAAGGCGGGGATTCCGGCGGCGGCCGCCTCGGCGACGACCAGTCCGTAGGCCTCCGAGCGTGATGGCAGCAACAGCAGGTCGGCGTGGTCGTACAAGGCGTCGATCTCTGCGGCGGTGAGTTCGCCCACGATATCGGCTATGCCCGCGGGCAGACCACGGCAGGCCGACTGCAGCCGGCGGGCGTAATCTGCATCTGCGACCGGGCCGGCGAAGGTGACCCGCCACGGCTGTTCCTCGGCTTTCAGCTCTCTTAGGGCTTCGGCGATGAGCAGCTGCCCCTTGTTCTCCTCGACTGCGCCGATGCAGACGAAATGTCCTCCACCGCTGCCCGAGCTCTGTGGGCGTGCAGGGTTTCCGGGCACAGCCACCTCGGCGCGGATCCCATACCGGGATTCCAGGCCTGCCGCAGTGAACCGGCTCGTGGTGATGACAGCGGGGGCGGCGCTGATGACCCGCCGTTCACGGTCGAGAAAGTCAGCGTCATCAGGGTCGGCCAGGCAATGGATGAGTGGGATGAGCGGACCCTGCCCGCTGCAGATCTCGTGCGCAGGATCGGTCACCACCTCGGGCAGTCGGGTGGCAATGAGACCGTCGATGAGGACGGGACCGGACACTGCGGCCATGAGACTCTGCACGGCTGCTGACTCGGCTGGTCCCGGCTCAGTCCAGGACCCGGGCGCCGAGTGGAGCATGATCCGGGGTCCAGCCGCCTCGGCGAGTGCTCGGTTGAATGCCGCTCCCCCGCTGATGCGGCCGAGTTCGGGTTCGATGAGGTGAGGGCTCACGCCGACTCCGGGACGGTGTAGGTGATCGCTGCGCGCGGATTCTCCCGCAGCTCGATGCTGATGCCGATCTCGGGGCGATCCG
Above is a window of Brevibacterium siliguriense DNA encoding:
- a CDS encoding acetyl-CoA hydrolase/transferase family protein — encoded protein: MSRITCPELSKKTVTAEEAARHIDNGQRVAMSGFTGSGYPKAVPGAVAARAQVAHDRGEDFRVELWTGASTAPELDGVLAEANAVSKRLPFQSDPAMRASINSGDTAYVDTHLSHSAQQAWFGFYGNLDVAVVEVAAILPNGLLVPGSSVGNSKTWLDLADKVILEVNDWHPRGYEGFHDVYYGTRRPPERLPIQLLEPMQRIGDPYLRVDPSKVVAVVETNAPDRNLPFKPADEDSKAIASHLVDFLRHEIAAERLPPELLPLQSGVGNVANAVMGNLADSEFEGLTAYTEVIQDGMLDLIDSGKLTSVSATAFSLSAERAADFNDRIESYKGRILLRTQEMSNHPEAIRRLGVIAINGMVESDIYGNVNSTHVTGSSIINGIGGSGDFARNAYLNFFVSNSQAKAGAISAIVPFASHIDHTEHDTQIIVTEQGLADLRGLPPVARARKIIDSCAHPDYRDRLTDYLERAIAANPTGRHTPHILAEALSWHEKFMTTGHM
- a CDS encoding LysR substrate-binding domain-containing protein, with amino-acid sequence MEPGIPAGGDDRFSHHFLIDDPLDLMVPLDHQLASRTSVTIADTVDETWILGRPGTGYHQLVRASCAAAGFAPRIGHFADDWSTGTALVNGGFGVCLASRLSRSQDLHPARRIPISGDNFPSRHITAVTRTGADARETVAFALETLSIETKHLMSRLEADLRD
- a CDS encoding formylglycine-generating enzyme family protein is translated as MTKCADRSAAEAQNDHSCCAPATIRAEAGDNHPTTVAAVPVANSESSPELSFDFVTASGPFDMGDPFGDGHPADGEGPRHRVDLTEFEIATTSVTNDDFARFVADTGFVTTAERLGTSAVFAMLLEDNPGARSHVLGQAPGVPWWVEVSGANWAAPEGSGSTIEDRSDHPVVHISWDDAQAYCAWSGTRLPSEAEWELAARGGLKGRRYPWGNRLLIDGEWNCNIWQGEFPRTNTFDDGFLGTAPARHFAPNGLGLFNTVGNVWEWCADWFARDYYQHSPQSDPSGPDTGDKRVMRGGSFLCHDSYCNRYRVAARSSNTPDSSASNIGFRVAR
- a CDS encoding CDP-alcohol phosphatidyltransferase family protein translates to MTQSRTDAASTVSGTDTGVPGIGTGPLTGAVRSGTVAASLLAASAIASVILNPAVVTVLAAAAVTAIGVGPRLRRGRPWTPADTVTACRLALIVVCTCQIIHSPPGLNWSAVIIGALALALDGVDGFVARRTQITEAGAGFDETVDALFVLILALALVPLWGWWTALPGLYYYVFRCITAFRLRWQQRLPFSQMRKVVAAAQGILLITAGSPLAQAHEWVGFGAAGLALASLTWSFGRDIIWLERHAR
- the ribA gene encoding GTP cyclohydrolase II RibA is translated as MTSTHTSTGQERLVAGPVSSLPTDHGIFAIRSFTVDAVTHAVLTMGDPADCARPLVRVHSECLTGDALGSHRCDCGDQLGAALAAIAAEGHGMLVYMAEHEGRGIGLAAKLQAYALQDEGLDTVSANRALGLPDDARDYTAAAAILRELGCPRIRLLTSNPNKQEALEELGIDVVSRVRLPVADRPENSAYLTSKRLRMNHDVPPETDTEESSTQLRGVDPDVYAALAANEEVVAQLAQSQDGFIATRTGDACFVSGITDRTHLHQIRAHVGAVLVGAQTVIADDPQLTVRAVPGTDPVRVVLDPHARVPVTSTVLSTGPTPTVWLIGSEAVPSSNVGDHVRVVSLPAAATPQEIIAVIRGQVAGSILVEGGGRTVSAFLAAGALDRLFLTTAPVFIGDGVPGIRFQGSEVMAQALRTPFRRFELGEDMCTEYLLSPAAAAHSQTNPSVQDSVSVESPQPTQ
- a CDS encoding lysylphosphatidylglycerol synthase transmembrane domain-containing protein, which encodes MLAITVALLALTVRVVGVQALAEGWQVLNVWTVLAALACGFIMTGAQALRWTMLLEHRGTAITWSRALADCYSSSLLNMVLPGGLGGDAARVAVYRHTGAKKWLSPLAAVGAERLSTTTLLFATATLCLIDVSGRLATTAAAVSVATLVISVWGMRGMDWRQSLTVWASSALGMAALFVLFLIAMAALGGPVVPVLAVVGLAAMSIPIGVGGWGVRELSVSLIAAGISVSMETAVTASTGYGLLATISTLPGTVTVWAAGTRRKQNPARSDSSANEQPQPD
- a CDS encoding class I SAM-dependent methyltransferase, translating into MTAAEPDWLDLRRPVDDAARQESLHLLDDAVARLSNGTEPNPKTLLAIDIGAGTGNSALWFDAALRARLPDWELNWILLDSDQASLDLAATALPHARTICAPISALPTLSTELLAASEFRESKLLLTCSALLDVLTEADLTAVVRSLDDHDGIGLFLLSIVDGWELDPDHPSDAVIDAAFTAHQHRDGRLGHHAPERLMDLARRHGLTAVEGPSPWRLAAPADRTFLNRFLSERLDAAVDEHPALSAVAQDWWTQRQEQLGSGLSVRVNHLDVLIDAVGRACGGETPTVRAITPPTGTKAT
- a CDS encoding glycosyltransferase family 4 protein, with translation MSPHLIEPELGRISGGAAFNRALAEAAGPRIMLHSAPGSWTEPGPAESAAVQSLMAAVSGPVLIDGLIATRLPEVVTDPAHEICSGQGPLIPLIHCLADPDDADFLDRERRVISAAPAVITTSRFTAAGLESRYGIRAEVAVPGNPARPQSSGSGGGHFVCIGAVEENKGQLLIAEALRELKAEEQPWRVTFAGPVADADYARRLQSACRGLPAGIADIVGELTAAEIDALYDHADLLLLPSRSEAYGLVVAEAAAAGIPAFVTAGTGAEEPLKAGLGLPRTVGAWTQALRRWLSDDELRDELAESARRNRSHAVRSWTDTAAEVLRVVAEHTRPAAPPASAEQQESTAAADIKQRSNS